One window from the genome of Xenorhabdus bovienii SS-2004 encodes:
- the dppA gene encoding dipeptide ABC transporter periplasmic-binding protein DppA: MATSSKKKFSLLKLGIGLVALAVTASVQAKTLVYCSEGSPEGFNPQLFTSGTTYDATSRQIYNRLVDFKAGTTNVIPSLAERWDVSDDGKAYTFYLRKGVKWHSTKEFKPTRDFNADDVIFTFMRQKDKNHPYHKVSGGSYEYFIGMDLDNIISKIEKVDDYTIRFVLSRPEAPFLADLAMDFASVLSKEYADVMMKAGTPEKVDLDPIGTGPFQLQQYQKDSRILYKAFKDYWEGPAKIDRLVFSITPDASVRYAKLQKNECQVMPYPNPADISRMKQDKNIVLKEQAGMNVGYLSFNVDKKPMDNLKVRQALAMAVNKDAIIDAVYQGAGQKAKNLIPPTMWSYDDDIKDYAYDPAKAKELLKEAGFPNGFETDLWAMPVQRPYNPNARRMAEMIQADWAKIGIKAKIVSYEWGEYLKRAKDGEPQTVMMGWTGDNGDPDNFFGTLFSCAAKEKGSNYSKWCYKPFEDVIKPARETADNAKRTALYKQAQVVMHEQVPALIVAHSTVYEPIRKEVKGYLVDPLGRHLFYNVTLD; encoded by the coding sequence ATGGCAACCTCCAGTAAGAAAAAGTTCAGTTTACTGAAACTGGGCATTGGCCTCGTTGCGTTAGCAGTAACAGCAAGTGTTCAGGCAAAGACACTGGTTTATTGCTCTGAGGGTTCTCCAGAAGGTTTTAATCCACAGTTATTCACTTCCGGCACAACTTATGATGCAACTTCCAGACAGATCTACAACCGCTTGGTGGATTTCAAGGCAGGTACGACAAATGTCATTCCCAGTTTGGCTGAACGCTGGGATGTGAGTGATGATGGCAAAGCCTATACTTTCTATTTGCGCAAGGGCGTGAAATGGCATAGCACTAAGGAATTCAAGCCAACTCGCGATTTCAACGCTGATGATGTGATTTTTACTTTTATGCGCCAGAAAGATAAAAATCATCCGTACCACAAAGTTTCAGGTGGCAGCTACGAATATTTTATTGGCATGGATCTGGATAACATCATCAGCAAAATAGAAAAAGTTGATGATTACACCATCCGTTTTGTGTTATCCCGCCCTGAAGCGCCTTTCCTTGCCGACCTTGCGATGGATTTTGCCTCGGTTCTGTCCAAAGAGTACGCTGATGTGATGATGAAGGCGGGAACACCGGAGAAAGTTGACTTAGATCCGATTGGCACAGGCCCGTTCCAATTGCAGCAATATCAGAAAGACTCCCGCATTCTTTATAAAGCATTCAAGGATTACTGGGAAGGCCCGGCGAAAATTGATCGCCTGGTGTTCTCCATTACGCCTGATGCCTCTGTACGTTATGCCAAATTGCAGAAAAACGAATGTCAGGTCATGCCGTATCCAAACCCTGCCGACATTTCCCGTATGAAGCAGGACAAAAATATTGTTCTGAAGGAGCAGGCTGGCATGAACGTGGGTTATCTCTCTTTCAATGTCGATAAAAAACCGATGGATAACCTTAAGGTTCGTCAGGCGCTGGCGATGGCGGTGAACAAAGATGCCATCATCGATGCGGTCTATCAGGGCGCTGGGCAAAAAGCGAAAAACCTGATCCCACCGACCATGTGGAGCTATGACGATGACATCAAAGATTATGCCTATGATCCCGCTAAAGCGAAGGAACTGCTGAAAGAAGCCGGCTTCCCGAATGGTTTTGAAACGGATTTGTGGGCAATGCCAGTACAGCGTCCGTATAACCCGAATGCCCGTCGTATGGCCGAAATGATTCAGGCTGACTGGGCGAAAATTGGCATCAAAGCCAAGATCGTCAGTTATGAGTGGGGAGAATATCTGAAACGCGCTAAAGATGGTGAACCGCAGACGGTGATGATGGGATGGACGGGGGATAATGGTGATCCCGATAACTTCTTCGGCACTCTGTTTAGCTGTGCGGCCAAAGAGAAAGGCTCTAACTATTCGAAATGGTGTTACAAGCCATTTGAGGACGTTATCAAGCCAGCCCGTGAAACGGCTGACAATGCCAAACGTACAGCGCTTTACAAACAGGCACAGGTTGTAATGCATGAGCAAGTACCCGCATTGATCGTTGCCCACTCCACGGTTTATGAACCAATCCGTAAGGAAGTGAAAGGCTATTTGGTTGATCCGCTTGGTAGGCACCTCTTTTACAACGTGACTCTCGACTAA
- the glyS gene encoding glycine--tRNA ligase subunit beta, whose protein sequence is MIQQTFLVEIGTEELPPKALRSLAESFAANFEAELKNANLGHGEISWFAAPRRLALKVANLAVAQADREVEKRGPAIAQAFDAEGKPTKAAEGWARGCGITVDQAERMVTDKGEWLLYRAQVKGREAKELLADMVSSSLGKLPIPKLMRWGDKETQFVRPVHTVTMLLGSDVIDGEILGIKSDRIIRGHRFMGEAEFAIDNAEQYPTILQERGRVIADYYARKALIKRDAEQAAMQLGGVADLTDSLLEEVTSLVEWPVVLTAKFEEKFLEVPAEALVYTMKGDQKYFPVYDKSGKLMANFIFVANIESSDPQQIISGNEKVVRPRLADAEFFFKTDRKQRLEDNLLRLETVLFQKQLGTLRDKTDRIQALAGWIAEKIGADVTHATRAGLLSKCDLMTNMVFEFTDTQGVMGMHYARHDGEAEDVALALNEQYQPRFSGDELPSTAVSCAVAIADKMDTLAGIFGIGQHPKGDKDPFALRRAALGVLRIIVEKKLPLDLQTLAEEAVRLYGDKLTNENVVDDVVEFMLGRFRTWYQEQGYSVDAIQAVLARRPTQPADFDARMKAVTHFRTLDEAVSLAAANKRVSNILAKSEEKLNDCVLASVLKAAEEIQLATHLVVLKDKLAPLFAEGNYQDALVELASLREVVDAFFDNVMVMDEDQQVRINRLTLLSELRELFLRVADISLLQ, encoded by the coding sequence ATGATTCAACAGACTTTCCTTGTGGAAATCGGCACAGAAGAGTTGCCACCAAAGGCGCTGCGCTCGCTGGCTGAGTCCTTTGCGGCCAATTTTGAAGCAGAACTGAAAAACGCCAATCTGGGTCATGGTGAAATTAGCTGGTTTGCAGCCCCTCGTCGTCTGGCACTGAAAGTGGCAAATCTGGCTGTGGCACAGGCTGATCGCGAAGTGGAAAAACGTGGCCCGGCTATTGCTCAGGCATTTGATGCGGAAGGCAAGCCAACTAAAGCCGCGGAAGGCTGGGCGCGTGGCTGTGGTATCACAGTTGATCAAGCCGAGCGCATGGTAACGGATAAAGGCGAATGGCTGCTTTATCGTGCGCAGGTTAAAGGCCGTGAAGCGAAAGAACTGCTGGCGGATATGGTGAGCAGTTCGTTGGGCAAGCTACCGATCCCTAAACTGATGCGCTGGGGCGATAAAGAAACCCAGTTTGTCCGCCCTGTGCATACGGTCACGATGCTGCTGGGCAGTGACGTGATTGACGGTGAAATTCTGGGCATCAAATCTGATCGTATTATCCGTGGTCATCGCTTTATGGGCGAGGCGGAGTTTGCGATTGATAATGCAGAGCAATACCCGACGATTTTGCAGGAACGTGGCCGTGTTATTGCGGATTATTATGCACGTAAAGCGTTGATCAAACGTGATGCAGAGCAGGCAGCGATGCAGCTTGGCGGTGTGGCAGATCTGACCGACAGCCTGCTGGAAGAAGTGACTTCTTTGGTGGAATGGCCAGTGGTTCTGACAGCGAAATTCGAAGAGAAATTCCTTGAAGTGCCTGCCGAAGCGCTGGTTTACACCATGAAAGGCGATCAGAAATATTTCCCGGTTTACGATAAATCCGGCAAATTGATGGCAAACTTTATTTTTGTTGCCAATATTGAATCGTCTGATCCACAGCAGATCATTTCGGGTAACGAAAAAGTGGTGCGCCCACGGTTGGCAGATGCGGAATTCTTCTTTAAGACTGACCGCAAGCAGCGTTTGGAAGATAATCTGTTGCGTCTGGAAACGGTACTGTTCCAGAAGCAGCTGGGTACACTGCGTGACAAAACGGATCGTATTCAGGCTCTGGCTGGCTGGATTGCCGAAAAAATCGGTGCAGATGTCACTCATGCGACCCGCGCGGGTCTGTTGTCCAAATGTGATCTGATGACCAACATGGTATTTGAGTTCACGGACACTCAGGGCGTGATGGGAATGCACTACGCTCGCCATGATGGTGAAGCGGAAGATGTGGCTCTGGCACTGAATGAACAGTATCAGCCGCGTTTCTCTGGCGATGAGTTGCCATCCACGGCCGTTTCCTGTGCTGTGGCGATTGCCGATAAAATGGATACCCTTGCTGGTATCTTCGGTATTGGTCAACATCCGAAAGGGGATAAAGATCCATTTGCACTGCGTCGTGCGGCACTGGGTGTTCTGCGTATTATCGTTGAGAAAAAACTGCCGCTTGATCTCCAGACCTTGGCAGAAGAAGCCGTGCGTTTGTATGGTGACAAACTGACCAATGAAAACGTGGTGGATGATGTGGTTGAGTTCATGCTCGGCCGTTTCCGCACTTGGTATCAGGAGCAGGGTTACAGCGTTGATGCTATTCAGGCAGTGCTGGCGCGTCGTCCGACTCAACCGGCAGATTTTGATGCCCGAATGAAAGCGGTAACGCATTTCCGCACACTGGATGAAGCGGTTTCACTGGCAGCCGCTAATAAGCGTGTTTCCAACATTCTGGCGAAGTCAGAAGAGAAGTTGAATGACTGTGTTCTTGCTTCTGTATTGAAAGCCGCAGAAGAGATCCAACTGGCGACCCATCTTGTGGTGTTGAAAGATAAGCTGGCTCCTCTGTTTGCGGAAGGCAACTATCAGGATGCGCTGGTTGAACTGGCTTCTCTGCGTGAAGTGGTGGATGCGTTCTTCGACAACGTGATGGTGATGGATGAAGATCAACAAGTCAGAATTAATCGCCTGACACTGTTGAGTGAATTGCGTGAGTTGTTCTTGCGCGTGGCAGATATTTCATTGCTCCAGTAA
- a CDS encoding valine--pyruvate transaminase, whose protein sequence is MKFSQFGNKFTQDSGITRLMNDLNQGLRTPGTIMLGGGNPAHIPEMDDYFQQILADLVSSGQLTETLCNYDGPQGKNTLIAALAQELQEKLGWEIHPQNIALTNGSQSAFFYLFNLLAGRSEDGSMKRVLFPLAPEYIGYSDSGLDEGLFVANKPNIELLPNGQFKYRVDFDHLNISEDISLICVSRPTNPTGNVITDEELLRLDGLAQQHQIPLLIDNAYGVPFPGIIFNDATPLWNPNIILCMSLSKLGLPGSRCGIIIANEKIISAVSNMNGVISLAPGGVGPAIALEMIRRNDLFRLSQNVIQPFYKTRVDNVIEIIRRHMSEDLCLIHKPEGAIFLWLWFKNLPITTEVLYQRLKKRKVLMVPGHFFFPGLEHNWPHAHQCMRMNYVPDLEKIEEGIRILSEEIEIAHREATR, encoded by the coding sequence ATGAAATTTTCTCAATTCGGAAACAAATTCACACAAGATTCAGGAATTACCCGCCTGATGAATGATCTCAACCAAGGCCTGAGAACACCTGGCACCATTATGCTAGGTGGTGGCAATCCTGCCCATATTCCTGAAATGGATGATTATTTCCAGCAGATATTGGCTGATCTGGTGTCAAGCGGCCAATTGACCGAAACCCTGTGCAACTATGATGGACCACAAGGGAAAAATACGCTGATAGCGGCATTGGCCCAAGAGTTACAGGAAAAGCTCGGTTGGGAGATCCATCCACAAAATATCGCATTGACCAACGGCAGCCAAAGCGCCTTTTTCTACCTGTTCAATCTACTGGCTGGCCGCAGTGAAGATGGCTCGATGAAGCGAGTTTTATTCCCTCTTGCACCTGAATACATCGGCTATTCCGATTCTGGTCTGGATGAAGGGCTGTTTGTCGCCAATAAACCAAATATTGAGTTGCTGCCCAATGGCCAATTCAAGTATCGGGTCGATTTCGATCACCTGAATATTTCCGAAGATATCAGCCTGATTTGCGTCTCCCGTCCAACCAACCCTACCGGTAATGTCATTACTGACGAAGAGTTACTGCGCTTAGATGGGCTAGCTCAACAACATCAGATCCCGCTGTTAATCGACAATGCCTATGGTGTACCGTTCCCCGGAATTATCTTCAATGACGCGACACCACTGTGGAATCCCAATATTATCCTGTGCATGAGCCTGTCCAAACTTGGCCTGCCGGGTTCCCGCTGCGGGATTATCATCGCTAATGAAAAAATCATCAGTGCCGTCAGTAATATGAATGGTGTTATTAGCCTCGCACCGGGCGGTGTAGGCCCCGCTATCGCGTTGGAAATGATCAGACGCAATGATTTATTCCGCCTGTCTCAAAATGTCATCCAGCCATTTTATAAAACGCGGGTAGACAACGTGATTGAGATCATTCGTCGCCATATGTCAGAAGATCTCTGCCTTATCCATAAGCCGGAAGGTGCAATATTCCTCTGGCTCTGGTTCAAAAACCTGCCAATCACCACGGAAGTGCTTTATCAGCGTTTGAAGAAACGGAAAGTGTTAATGGTGCCGGGTCATTTCTTTTTCCCAGGTCTGGAGCACAACTGGCCGCATGCCCACCAATGTATGCGCATGAACTATGTACCTGATTTGGAAAAGATCGAAGAGGGCATTCGCATTCTGTCGGAAGAGATTGAGATCGCACATAGAGAAGCGACCCGCTGA
- a CDS encoding DNA-3-methyladenine glycosylase I, with protein MNKESIRCGWVTADPDYLAYHDNEWGKPLKNSQQLFELLCLEGQQAGLSWLTILKKRQGYRKCFHQFDPVKIAGMDENDVEQLLKDPAIVRNRTKINAIIHNARIYLQMADQGEDFSSFIWHFVDDSPLINHWKSRTDVPVRTPISDDLSNALKKRGFKFIGSTTCYAFMQAAGLVNDHLTSCLCRKIEINA; from the coding sequence ATCAACAAGGAAAGTATTCGCTGTGGTTGGGTCACCGCCGATCCGGATTATCTTGCCTATCACGATAATGAGTGGGGCAAGCCACTGAAGAATAGCCAGCAGCTCTTTGAACTGCTCTGCCTTGAAGGGCAGCAAGCGGGGTTATCATGGCTGACGATTCTAAAAAAACGGCAGGGCTACCGGAAATGCTTCCATCAATTTGATCCGGTCAAAATCGCCGGCATGGATGAAAACGATGTCGAACAACTGCTCAAAGATCCTGCTATTGTGCGCAATCGTACCAAAATCAATGCCATTATCCACAATGCCCGTATTTACCTGCAAATGGCCGATCAAGGAGAGGATTTCAGTTCATTTATCTGGCATTTTGTTGATGATTCCCCACTCATTAATCACTGGAAATCACGGACAGACGTTCCTGTCAGAACCCCCATTTCTGATGACCTGTCAAATGCACTGAAAAAACGGGGTTTCAAATTTATTGGCAGCACAACCTGCTATGCGTTTATGCAAGCGGCAGGTTTAGTCAATGATCACCTCACGAGTTGCCTGTGCCGAAAAATTGAAATCAATGCATAA
- the dppB gene encoding dipeptide ABC transporter permease DppB — MLQFILRRLGMVIPTFIGITLLTFAFVHMIPGDPVLIMAGERGVSAERHAELMAAMGLDKPLWEQYFHYINGIFHGDLGISLKSRIPVWDEFVPRFKATLELGVCAMLLAISVGIPVGVLAAVKRGSVFDHTAVGVSLTGYSMPIFWWGIMLIMLVSVQWNLTPVSGRISDSVFLDDSYPLTGFMLIDTLFWGEEGDFIDAVMHMLLPAVVLGTIPLAVIVRMTRSAMLEVLGEDYIRTARAKGLSRMRVIIIHALRNALLPVVTVIGLQVGIMLAGAILTETIFSWPGLGRWLIDALQRRDYPVVQGGVLLVATMIILVNLVVDLLYGVVNPRIRHKK, encoded by the coding sequence ATGCTGCAATTTATCCTCCGACGTTTGGGAATGGTAATTCCTACGTTTATTGGTATTACACTGCTAACTTTCGCTTTTGTACACATGATCCCCGGCGATCCGGTGCTGATTATGGCGGGAGAACGCGGTGTTTCTGCTGAGCGTCATGCCGAATTGATGGCTGCTATGGGGTTGGATAAACCTCTCTGGGAGCAATATTTTCATTATATTAATGGCATATTTCATGGTGATTTGGGCATTTCTCTAAAAAGCCGCATTCCTGTGTGGGACGAGTTTGTGCCCCGATTCAAAGCGACATTAGAGTTAGGGGTCTGCGCCATGTTACTTGCGATCTCTGTTGGTATTCCGGTCGGCGTACTGGCAGCGGTCAAGCGTGGATCTGTTTTTGATCATACGGCTGTCGGGGTATCACTGACGGGCTATTCCATGCCGATTTTCTGGTGGGGGATCATGCTCATTATGTTGGTATCCGTTCAATGGAATTTAACTCCTGTTTCCGGCCGGATAAGCGACAGCGTATTTCTTGATGATAGTTACCCGCTGACGGGATTCATGCTGATTGATACTCTGTTCTGGGGCGAAGAGGGCGACTTTATTGATGCTGTGATGCATATGCTCCTGCCTGCGGTTGTGCTGGGGACGATCCCACTGGCTGTGATTGTGCGCATGACCCGTTCCGCGATGTTGGAAGTGTTGGGGGAAGACTATATCCGTACCGCCCGCGCAAAAGGCTTGAGCCGTATGCGTGTCATTATTATCCATGCTCTGCGTAATGCCTTGCTGCCAGTCGTCACTGTCATCGGCCTGCAAGTGGGGATTATGCTGGCAGGTGCCATTCTGACAGAAACCATTTTTTCATGGCCGGGGCTGGGACGCTGGTTGATCGATGCCCTTCAGCGTCGTGATTATCCGGTGGTGCAGGGGGGAGTATTGCTAGTGGCGACCATGATTATTCTGGTCAACCTTGTGGTTGATTTGCTGTATGGCGTCGTCAACCCACGTATCCGTCATAAGAAATAA
- a CDS encoding IS630 family transposase — protein MKINLTDAQKDALELMHDTTRDGRVRDRIKAVLLASEGWTAQMIAQALRIHESTVSRHLKDYFSEEKLAPENGGSESRLSAEQTTELVEYLMANLMHTTAQIVAYVRARWQVTFTVAGMTKWLHRQGFSYKKPMGAPHKFDADKQQQFIETYNALKEECGQNAPILFIDAVHPTLSTKLSYGWMKSGRKHVKVVETTGSRTRLNIMGALNLQRIEETIVREYPTINAKNVVLFFGSIRETYPLSQKIHIILDGAGYHRSGVVQFFAEVLNIELHYLPPYSPNLNPIERLWKYVNEQVRNNVYFPDTKTFRETLRHFFHVTLPEKAKELTTRLTDNFQILKPASSS, from the coding sequence ATGAAAATTAATCTAACAGATGCCCAAAAAGACGCCCTCGAATTGATGCATGATACGACTCGCGATGGACGAGTACGTGACCGCATCAAGGCCGTGCTTTTGGCCTCAGAAGGCTGGACTGCCCAGATGATTGCTCAGGCTTTGCGGATCCATGAAAGTACGGTGAGCCGCCATCTGAAAGATTACTTCTCTGAGGAAAAACTCGCCCCTGAAAATGGGGGCTCTGAAAGCCGTTTGTCTGCCGAACAAACAACAGAATTAGTTGAGTATCTGATGGCAAATTTGATGCACACTACCGCACAAATTGTGGCCTATGTTCGGGCACGATGGCAGGTGACTTTCACTGTCGCAGGAATGACGAAATGGCTTCACCGTCAAGGTTTCAGCTACAAGAAGCCAATGGGTGCTCCGCATAAATTTGATGCGGATAAACAGCAACAGTTTATTGAAACCTACAACGCGCTGAAAGAAGAATGTGGCCAGAATGCGCCTATTTTATTTATTGATGCGGTTCACCCGACCCTGTCCACAAAATTAAGTTATGGCTGGATGAAGAGCGGGCGGAAGCACGTCAAAGTGGTTGAAACCACAGGCAGTCGTACTCGACTCAACATCATGGGTGCCCTTAATTTACAACGGATTGAAGAGACTATTGTTCGTGAATATCCGACGATTAACGCGAAAAATGTCGTCCTTTTTTTCGGCTCAATCCGGGAAACCTATCCACTTTCGCAAAAAATCCACATTATTCTGGATGGTGCGGGTTATCACCGTTCCGGAGTCGTCCAATTTTTTGCCGAGGTTTTGAATATTGAGTTGCACTACCTGCCGCCTTACAGCCCTAATCTCAACCCGATTGAGCGATTATGGAAGTATGTGAATGAGCAGGTACGAAACAATGTCTATTTTCCGGATACCAAAACATTCCGTGAAACGCTGCGCCACTTTTTTCATGTCACATTGCCAGAAAAAGCGAAAGAACTCACCACTCGGTTGACTGATAACTTCCAGATTTTAAAACCCGCATCTTCAAGTTAA
- a CDS encoding YceK/YidQ family lipoprotein, giving the protein MKNHKMLLLLCTTLGWSLITGCSSIMTHSGPYQGYYSGAKASIGMLKDDSTGWVMKPLLAVDLPFSAFLDTLLFPYDYTRSSKDQAEHSPKHRLEKLEQRSTATATAPENTNSET; this is encoded by the coding sequence ATGAAGAACCATAAAATGCTTCTATTGTTGTGTACCACACTGGGATGGTCACTTATCACTGGCTGCTCCAGCATAATGACCCACAGCGGGCCTTATCAAGGTTATTACTCTGGAGCAAAAGCCAGCATTGGCATGCTGAAAGATGACAGTACTGGGTGGGTCATGAAACCGTTACTTGCCGTAGATCTCCCGTTCTCTGCCTTTCTGGATACGCTCCTGTTCCCCTATGATTATACCCGTTCCAGCAAAGACCAAGCTGAACACTCACCTAAGCATCGCCTTGAAAAACTGGAACAACGCTCAACTGCCACAGCAACAGCTCCAGAAAATACGAACAGTGAAACATAG
- a CDS encoding DUF3748 domain-containing protein, with product MVFKERQITFDNRSHQITNINIWTPDSQWLVYDVRPSGASFTGLTIEKIHVGSRQVKVIYQAQDDAHVGVVTVNPQEPVRYAFIHGPEKPDTQWQYDFHHRRGVIVSDAQPNVAVNIEALDITPPYTSGALRGGTHVHVFSPDGNRLSFTYNDHVMHERDPALDLRNVAVAIPLRAVIPPKKHPREYDGSYFSVIVSRTTPQPRSGSDEINRAYEEGWIGQRGYPKENGQWQRWALAFIGDTCAENGEKIPEIYLVDLPDNNEDYAIEGKQPLAGTETTLPAPPAGVKQRRLTFTHQNRWPGVVNVPRHWLRTSPDGSKIGFLMKDEAGIVQLWYISPNGGVPVQITHSTHHIQSAFNWDRRGRFIAFVCDNSIMLCDSQNGEMHRLTARTDDAPSADAIVISPDDRYVAFMRDIDGYRQILVVETGITDVGE from the coding sequence ATGGTCTTTAAGGAACGCCAGATTACATTCGACAACCGTAGCCATCAGATAACTAATATAAATATCTGGACTCCTGATAGTCAATGGCTGGTATACGACGTTCGCCCCAGTGGTGCGTCTTTTACGGGTCTCACGATAGAAAAAATTCATGTCGGCAGTAGGCAGGTAAAAGTGATTTATCAGGCGCAGGATGACGCGCATGTTGGCGTTGTGACGGTAAATCCACAGGAGCCTGTTCGCTATGCGTTCATCCACGGCCCAGAAAAGCCAGATACGCAGTGGCAGTATGATTTTCATCATCGCCGAGGCGTGATTGTCTCTGATGCCCAGCCAAATGTAGCCGTCAACATTGAGGCGCTGGATATTACTCCACCTTATACATCCGGCGCTCTGCGCGGTGGTACGCATGTTCACGTTTTCAGCCCTGATGGTAACCGTTTGAGTTTTACTTATAACGACCATGTGATGCATGAACGAGATCCCGCGCTTGATTTACGCAATGTTGCCGTGGCTATTCCTCTGAGAGCAGTCATTCCACCGAAAAAACATCCCAGAGAATATGATGGTAGTTATTTTTCAGTTATTGTCAGCCGTACAACACCGCAGCCACGTTCTGGCAGTGATGAGATCAATCGGGCTTATGAAGAAGGCTGGATTGGGCAGCGGGGATATCCCAAAGAAAATGGTCAGTGGCAGCGTTGGGCGCTGGCTTTTATTGGTGATACCTGTGCTGAGAACGGTGAAAAGATACCCGAAATTTATCTCGTTGATTTACCGGATAATAATGAGGATTATGCCATTGAGGGCAAACAGCCTTTGGCAGGAACAGAAACCACACTGCCAGCACCACCAGCAGGTGTGAAACAGCGCCGTTTAACTTTTACCCATCAAAATCGCTGGCCGGGAGTGGTAAATGTTCCCCGACACTGGCTGAGAACATCACCGGATGGCAGCAAAATCGGCTTTCTGATGAAAGACGAAGCGGGTATCGTTCAGTTATGGTACATCTCGCCAAATGGTGGCGTGCCAGTGCAGATCACTCACAGTACACATCACATACAGTCGGCATTTAACTGGGACAGACGTGGCCGATTCATCGCCTTTGTTTGTGACAACAGTATCATGCTCTGTGATAGCCAAAATGGCGAAATGCATCGGCTGACAGCACGTACTGATGATGCACCTTCTGCGGATGCGATTGTGATATCACCGGATGACCGATATGTGGCTTTCATGCGTGATATTGATGGTTATCGGCAAATTTTGGTTGTCGAAACTGGCATCACTGATGTGGGGGAATAG
- the glyQ gene encoding glycine--tRNA ligase subunit alpha, which yields MQKFDTKTFQGLILTLQDYWARQGCTIVQPLDMEVGAGTSHPMTCLRALGPEPIAAAYVQPSRRPTDGRYGENPNRLQHYYQFQVIIKPSPDNIQELYLGSLKALGLDPTVHDIRFVEDNWENPTLGAWGLGWEVWLNGMEVTQFTYFQQVGGLECKPVTGEVTYGLERLAMYIQGVDSVYDLVWSDGPLGKTTYGDIYHQNEVEQSTYNFEHADVDFLFTCFEQYEKEAQELLALEAPLPLPAYERILKAGHTFNLLDARKAISVTERQRYILRIRTLTKSVAEAYYASREALGFPMCKKN from the coding sequence ATGCAAAAGTTTGATACCAAAACCTTTCAGGGGCTCATCCTGACATTGCAGGATTACTGGGCGCGTCAAGGCTGTACCATTGTCCAACCACTGGATATGGAAGTCGGCGCAGGAACTTCTCACCCTATGACCTGCCTGCGCGCTTTAGGGCCAGAACCCATTGCGGCAGCTTATGTGCAACCTTCCCGTCGTCCAACTGACGGTCGTTACGGTGAAAACCCGAATCGCCTTCAGCACTATTACCAGTTTCAGGTCATCATCAAGCCATCTCCGGACAACATTCAGGAGCTTTATCTTGGTTCGTTGAAAGCGTTGGGGCTCGACCCTACCGTTCACGATATCCGTTTTGTTGAAGACAACTGGGAAAACCCAACGCTGGGCGCATGGGGGCTGGGTTGGGAAGTTTGGCTGAACGGTATGGAAGTGACTCAGTTCACTTACTTCCAGCAAGTCGGTGGTCTTGAGTGCAAACCAGTTACTGGTGAAGTCACTTACGGTCTGGAACGTCTCGCGATGTATATTCAGGGCGTGGACAGCGTTTACGATCTGGTGTGGAGCGATGGCCCACTGGGTAAAACGACTTATGGTGATATTTATCACCAGAATGAAGTTGAACAGTCTACCTATAATTTCGAACACGCTGATGTGGATTTCCTGTTCACTTGCTTTGAACAGTATGAAAAAGAAGCACAGGAGCTGTTGGCGTTGGAAGCACCACTGCCACTGCCAGCTTATGAGCGTATTTTGAAAGCCGGCCATACCTTCAATTTGCTGGATGCTCGTAAAGCGATCTCCGTGACTGAACGTCAGCGCTATATTCTGCGTATTCGTACCCTGACCAAATCGGTTGCTGAAGCATATTATGCCTCCCGCGAGGCGCTTGGCTTCCCTATGTGTAAGAAGAATTGA